A stretch of the Bacillus sp. B-jedd genome encodes the following:
- the selB gene encoding selenocysteine-specific translation elongation factor, whose product MEKRFFTIGMAGHIDHGKTSLTKALTNVDTDRLKEEKERQISIELGFAPLYEDNEIQISVIDVPGHERFIRQMIAGVAGIDLVVLVVAADEGVMPQTREHLEILGFLGIKNGIVAITKMDRVEEEFIELVKDDILEELTGTVFEEAPFMLVDSLSKKGIEELKDLIVSTLKEQEMRDARGAFRLPIDQVFTVKGQGTVVRGTVYEGQVEEGQSLKIMPKGLEVRARQLQVHHKNAQKAYAGQRAAINISGVAKEEIERGDVLVSSEHFIVSNTLDVAIRVVEDLDYMVKQRMPVKLHIGTAEVMGRIVFFDRNELKEEAGEILCQLRLDEEVLTKRGDRFILRRPSPQETIGGGWVIDPRGNKYRFGNETIEELEKKKAGKPKERITAALAEAKSLGFNDLVKRTSLDDETLTSELEDEEFILYNGKEYTLRSIIHAIEEDVYDRLRDYHNEYPMKQGLNKAELLQSLARSFPKNLLDFTVEQSISQGTFGRKGQYVSLSEFTPHVPKNWQKRSENLVEQLKRDGRQVRYLADYFSEAGIPDALSGDLQRFLEETGQVVPLDGQYFYHGDVFAEAVETLRDKTGPDFEVGDAKEILGLSRKYMIPFLERLDAKGLTKRVENKRVWQGK is encoded by the coding sequence TTGGAAAAGAGATTTTTCACAATCGGGATGGCGGGCCATATAGACCATGGTAAAACGTCCTTAACGAAAGCATTGACGAATGTAGACACAGACCGATTGAAAGAAGAAAAAGAACGCCAAATTTCAATTGAGCTGGGCTTCGCCCCGCTTTATGAAGATAATGAAATCCAGATTTCGGTCATAGATGTCCCAGGCCATGAACGGTTTATCAGGCAGATGATTGCCGGGGTCGCGGGCATTGACCTTGTTGTCCTTGTTGTCGCGGCAGATGAGGGCGTCATGCCCCAAACGCGCGAGCATCTTGAAATCCTCGGCTTTCTCGGGATTAAAAACGGAATCGTCGCCATTACAAAAATGGACAGGGTCGAGGAGGAGTTCATCGAGTTAGTCAAGGATGATATTCTTGAAGAGCTGACGGGAACTGTTTTTGAAGAGGCGCCCTTCATGCTGGTTGACAGCCTTTCCAAAAAAGGGATTGAAGAGCTGAAGGATTTGATTGTCTCCACGTTAAAAGAACAGGAAATGCGTGATGCCCGTGGAGCATTCCGGCTGCCGATCGATCAGGTATTCACTGTCAAAGGGCAGGGAACGGTTGTGCGTGGCACTGTTTATGAAGGGCAGGTTGAAGAAGGGCAATCGTTGAAAATCATGCCGAAAGGCCTTGAAGTCCGTGCCCGCCAGCTTCAGGTCCATCACAAGAACGCTCAAAAAGCTTACGCGGGTCAGCGCGCAGCCATTAACATTTCCGGGGTGGCAAAAGAAGAGATAGAACGGGGGGACGTCCTTGTCTCTTCGGAGCATTTTATTGTTTCGAATACATTGGATGTCGCCATTCGCGTCGTGGAAGACCTCGATTATATGGTGAAACAGCGGATGCCGGTCAAGCTTCATATTGGAACCGCTGAAGTGATGGGACGGATTGTTTTTTTTGACAGAAATGAATTGAAAGAAGAAGCTGGCGAGATTTTATGTCAGCTCAGGCTCGATGAAGAAGTGCTGACAAAGCGTGGCGACCGGTTCATTCTCCGCAGGCCGAGCCCGCAGGAAACGATCGGCGGCGGCTGGGTCATTGATCCGCGCGGCAATAAGTACAGATTCGGCAACGAAACGATTGAAGAGCTTGAAAAGAAGAAAGCCGGCAAGCCGAAGGAGCGAATCACCGCTGCTCTGGCTGAAGCGAAGAGCCTTGGTTTCAATGACCTAGTGAAGAGAACATCTCTCGATGATGAAACGCTGACGTCAGAATTGGAGGACGAAGAATTCATTTTATATAACGGCAAGGAATACACATTGCGGTCGATTATCCATGCGATTGAGGAAGATGTCTATGACAGGCTGCGGGACTACCACAACGAGTACCCGATGAAACAGGGGCTGAACAAAGCTGAACTCCTCCAGTCGCTGGCGAGGTCATTTCCGAAAAATCTCTTGGACTTCACAGTGGAGCAATCGATTAGCCAGGGGACTTTTGGAAGGAAGGGGCAGTACGTCTCGCTTTCCGAGTTCACGCCCCATGTGCCGAAAAATTGGCAGAAGCGCTCGGAAAACCTTGTCGAGCAATTAAAGCGGGACGGACGCCAAGTGCGCTATCTCGCCGACTATTTTTCCGAAGCCGGCATTCCGGATGCTCTTAGCGGCGACTTGCAGAGGTTTTTGGAGGAAACTGGCCAGGTTGTCCCTTTGGACGGGCAATACTTTTATCATGGAGATGTTTTTGCGGAAGCGGTTGAGACACTTCGTGATAAAACCGGCCCGGATTTTGAAGTCGGTGATGCGAAGGAGATCCTCGGGCTGTCGCGGAAATATATGATTCCTTTCCTTGAAAGGCTCGATGCCAAAGGATTGACGAAGCGGGTTGAAAATAAACGGGTTTGGCAGGGTAAATAA
- the coaW gene encoding type II pantothenate kinase, protein MVTGVGIDAGGTLLKLAYSENGTIKYRKSEYGQAESLLQWLKMLAPQAEVYLTGGKARWVKEKFFPDAELKDEFSSICTGATILFSKQADSAVGSYLLVNIGTGTSILLAGKGKGKRVGGSGLGGGTFMGLGQLLANTSDFEEMVNLVSKGDRRKTDLLVKDIYGDGGEPLAAEMTAANFGKLPLGGRDDHMAALVNMLAETLVLLSSQAALAEKVETVVFAGSTLTGNKPFKEALSAYTSMFGLKPIILENGEYCGALGALLQKDGSL, encoded by the coding sequence ATGGTTACAGGAGTTGGAATAGACGCGGGGGGGACACTGCTGAAACTTGCCTATAGCGAAAATGGAACAATAAAATATCGGAAGTCTGAGTATGGACAAGCTGAATCTCTTCTCCAGTGGCTGAAAATGCTTGCCCCCCAAGCAGAGGTTTACTTGACCGGCGGCAAAGCCAGATGGGTGAAGGAGAAGTTTTTCCCGGATGCTGAACTGAAAGATGAATTCAGCTCCATTTGCACCGGTGCAACAATCCTTTTTTCAAAACAAGCAGACTCCGCGGTTGGATCATACCTCCTTGTGAATATCGGAACCGGGACATCCATCCTCCTCGCTGGAAAGGGGAAAGGCAAAAGGGTAGGGGGCAGCGGACTTGGCGGCGGGACTTTTATGGGCCTGGGCCAGCTGCTCGCTAATACATCAGACTTCGAGGAAATGGTCAACCTCGTCTCTAAAGGCGACAGGCGGAAAACGGACCTCCTCGTGAAAGATATTTACGGGGATGGCGGGGAGCCGCTAGCCGCGGAGATGACTGCCGCCAACTTTGGAAAGCTTCCATTGGGTGGTAGAGATGACCATATGGCCGCTCTTGTGAATATGCTTGCAGAAACATTAGTGCTCTTAAGTTCGCAGGCAGCCCTTGCCGAAAAGGTCGAGACAGTTGTATTTGCCGGCAGCACGCTGACAGGAAATAAACCGTTTAAAGAGGCACTGTCCGCCTACACATCCATGTTCGGATTAAAGCCAATAATTCTTGAAAACGGGGAATATTGCGGCGCACTTGGCGCCCTTTTGCAAAAAGATGGCTCATTATAG
- a CDS encoding DUF1287 domain-containing protein: MKLKKILLIICVVLVVGVPLFSILFRDGLILDMAGVHLDSLFTKKVIVEEKYIRVDKNQNNVADPLDVVNAARKEVENRTPYKSAYYEGGYPPDSEGVCTDVIWRGLAGAGINLKDLMDQDIKENTSLYPRVEGNPDPHIDFRRVPNQYVFFQRFAESLTTELIPNDPDNLAEWQPGDIVIYLDGTDHAGIISNKRTKDGIPYLIHNIPPFASEIKLTSYQHPIAGHYRWNY; encoded by the coding sequence GTGAAATTGAAAAAAATATTATTGATCATTTGTGTCGTATTGGTAGTTGGGGTCCCTTTGTTTTCGATATTATTTAGGGACGGTTTGATTCTAGATATGGCAGGTGTCCACCTTGATAGTCTCTTTACTAAGAAAGTAATAGTGGAGGAAAAATATATAAGGGTGGATAAAAATCAGAATAATGTCGCGGATCCACTAGACGTTGTAAATGCCGCAAGGAAAGAAGTGGAGAATCGAACACCATACAAGAGTGCTTATTATGAAGGAGGATATCCGCCAGACAGCGAAGGGGTATGCACCGATGTTATTTGGAGAGGATTGGCCGGAGCTGGTATAAATTTAAAAGATTTGATGGACCAGGATATTAAGGAGAATACCTCTTTATATCCACGTGTAGAGGGAAATCCTGATCCTCATATTGATTTCAGACGGGTTCCGAATCAGTATGTTTTTTTTCAGCGTTTTGCTGAATCCCTGACGACCGAATTAATTCCTAACGACCCCGACAATTTAGCGGAGTGGCAGCCAGGGGATATTGTGATTTATTTGGATGGTACGGATCACGCAGGCATCATTTCAAACAAACGGACAAAAGATGGAATCCCTTATTTAATTCATAACATTCCTCCCTTTGCATCCGAAATTAAACTAACTTCCTATCAACATCCAATTGCGGGCCATTATAGATGGAATTACTGA
- a CDS encoding AI-2E family transporter produces the protein MWIEKPFFRYATAAILLLLIIFLLGKIDYFLWPFQKLIASVFFPLLISGFLYYILRPPVRFFTRYMPRTPSILLVFALLFGMGYGFFHFAGPSIGKQIKEISTHLPAKVSEFTNQSKEMVKNNEKAKQSVDNVQNKLRSFTGELFKAAEKNIGTVITALASTVTVLAVVPFIVFYLLKDGEKLQPTLLRHLPNDRMEEGRKILRDIDKTLSSYIVGQFIIAVADGILLYAGYLMIGLDNALLLALFAMSVAVVPFLGPILGILPAVMIALMDSPMLVIKVLLVMFVVQQLEGNLVTPRVMGSKLNLHPLTVIFVLLIAGSVYGFIGILIAIPLFSVLKVTFKNIRKFYNLNKIKKAI, from the coding sequence ATGTGGATTGAAAAACCTTTTTTCAGATATGCGACTGCCGCAATTTTGCTATTATTGATTATTTTTCTTCTAGGGAAGATTGATTACTTTTTATGGCCCTTTCAGAAACTGATCGCAAGTGTCTTTTTCCCTTTATTGATTTCTGGTTTCCTTTACTATATTCTCAGGCCGCCAGTGCGATTTTTCACAAGATATATGCCCCGGACGCCGAGCATCTTGCTGGTGTTTGCCCTGTTGTTTGGAATGGGCTACGGCTTTTTCCATTTTGCAGGCCCTTCAATCGGGAAACAGATTAAGGAAATCTCCACACACCTTCCCGCAAAAGTCTCTGAATTTACCAATCAATCGAAAGAAATGGTCAAAAACAATGAGAAGGCGAAGCAATCAGTGGATAATGTCCAGAACAAGCTTAGAAGTTTTACGGGTGAACTTTTTAAGGCCGCCGAAAAAAATATCGGCACGGTCATAACGGCATTAGCTAGTACAGTGACCGTCCTCGCCGTCGTGCCATTCATCGTTTTTTACCTCTTAAAGGACGGGGAAAAGCTTCAGCCCACTCTGTTAAGGCATTTACCGAATGACCGGATGGAGGAAGGCAGAAAGATTCTAAGGGACATTGACAAAACGCTTTCATCCTATATCGTAGGCCAATTCATTATTGCGGTTGCGGATGGTATCCTGCTATATGCCGGTTATTTGATGATTGGACTGGATAACGCGCTTCTTCTCGCCCTTTTTGCCATGAGTGTCGCAGTCGTTCCCTTTCTCGGCCCGATTCTCGGTATTTTACCAGCCGTCATGATTGCGTTAATGGACAGCCCGATGCTCGTCATCAAAGTACTGCTCGTCATGTTCGTTGTCCAGCAGCTTGAAGGAAACCTTGTCACACCAAGGGTGATGGGAAGCAAACTGAATTTGCATCCGCTCACGGTCATCTTTGTCCTCCTGATTGCCGGTTCGGTTTACGGCTTTATCGGGATCCTGATTGCGATTCCGCTCTTTTCCGTTTTGAAGGTCACCTTCAAAAACATCAGGAAGTTTTATAATTTAAATAAAATTAAGAAAGCCATATGA
- a CDS encoding MarR family winged helix-turn-helix transcriptional regulator, producing MEQQTIQHLIDRYIAVSFTVNKKAETMIKEQIGSDLTNDQHYMLRYIRQKGECTSTELADVFEVNKSAITAIVTRLTEKGLVKRTRNEEDRRVVYLTLTEEGIDLFENAEQRIYALVESIITKFEPDEITAFIDTYEKLSGVLTKLSCKQLGE from the coding sequence TTGGAACAGCAAACCATCCAGCATCTGATCGACCGATATATCGCGGTTTCATTCACGGTTAATAAGAAAGCCGAAACAATGATCAAAGAACAAATCGGCAGTGACCTGACGAATGACCAGCATTATATGCTTCGCTACATCCGGCAAAAAGGGGAATGCACCTCAACGGAGCTGGCAGACGTTTTCGAAGTGAATAAAAGCGCCATCACGGCCATTGTGACGAGGCTTACAGAAAAGGGACTCGTCAAGCGGACGAGGAATGAAGAGGACCGCCGTGTTGTCTATTTAACACTGACCGAAGAGGGTATTGACCTTTTTGAAAATGCGGAACAGCGGATTTATGCACTGGTGGAATCAATCATAACGAAATTTGAACCAGATGAAATCACGGCATTCATTGATACGTATGAAAAATTGTCCGGGGTTTTGACAAAGCTTTCATGTAAACAACTGGGGGAATAA